TAAAAAAAATAGGGAAAAAGAGGGTAAGTCTAAAAAATTGTCTACTGAGGAAATACGAAATCCaacgataaaaaaaatgaattctaAATTAAGGTACAGGTTCGAATTCCATACAGAATATAGATGATATTATCTAGAatgatagaaaaaaagaaaagactttcgaaatattttatccaattgaaattttcaaaataactgCAGTAAGCTTAAGAATTCtataattgaatttgaataagTAAGTAAACAATTAAAGAGGATTTATTGAATAGTACCAAAAAAATGGAGTACTAACTTccatttcttatttctttttgaaTTAACCGATCAACTTGCTTTCTTATCGAACATTTCtttttgatttaaaaactttttcgGAAAAAAAAATTGGCTTTTGATATGCGAATAAATCCTACTACTTCCGGTCCTGAAATTTCTtcgattgaaaaaaaaaatctgggACATATTGACCAAATAATCGGTCCGGTACTAGATGTAGCCTTTCCCCCGGGGCAGATGCCTAATATTTACAATGCTCTGGTAGTTACGGGTCGAGATACTGTTGGTCAACAAATTAATGTGACTTGTGAAGTACAGCAATTATTAGGAAATAATCGAGTTAGAGCTGTAGCTATGAGTGCTACAGATGGCCTAAAGAGAGGAATGGAAGTTATTGACACAGGAACTCCCCTAAGTGTTCCAGTAGGCGGAGCAACTCTAGGACGAATTTTCAACGTGCTTGGAGAGCCGATTGATAATTTAGGTCCTGTAGATACTCGTACAACATCTCCCATTCATAGATCTGCGCCTACCTTTATACAATTAGATacaaaattatctatttttgaAACAGGAATAAAAGTAGTAGATCTTTTAGCTCCTTATCGTCGTGGAGGAAAAATAGGACTTTTCGGTGGAGCTGGAGTGGGTAAAACAGTACTTATTATGGAATTGATCAATAACATTGCCAAAGCTCACGGAGGTGTATCTGTATTTGGCGGAGTAGGTGAGCGTACTCGCGAGGGAAATGATCTTTATATGGAAATGAAAGAATCTGGAGTAATTAATGAACAAAATATTGCAGAATCTAAAGTAGCTCTAGTATATGGTCAAATGAATGAACCACCCGGAGCTCGTATGAGAGTTGGTTTAACTGCCCTAACTATGGCGGAATATTTTCGAGATGTCAATGAGCAAGATGTACTTCTATTTATTGACAATATCTTCCGCTTCGTTCAAGCAGGATCTGAAGTATCTGCCTTATTGGGTCGAATGCCCTCTGCTGTGGGTTATCAACCCACTCTTAGTACTGAAATGGGTTCTTTACAAGAAAGAATCACTTCTACCAAAGAAGGGTCCATAACTTCTATTCAAGCAGTTTATGTACCTGCAGACGATTTAACTGACCCTGCCCCTGCTACGACATTTGCACATT
The Vigna angularis cultivar LongXiaoDou No.4 chromosome 5, ASM1680809v1, whole genome shotgun sequence genome window above contains:
- the LOC128196795 gene encoding ATP synthase subunit beta, chloroplastic, which translates into the protein MRINPTTSGPEISSIEKKNLGHIDQIIGPVLDVAFPPGQMPNIYNALVVTGRDTVGQQINVTCEVQQLLGNNRVRAVAMSATDGLKRGMEVIDTGTPLSVPVGGATLGRIFNVLGEPIDNLGPVDTRTTSPIHRSAPTFIQLDTKLSIFETGIKVVDLLAPYRRGGKIGLFGGAGVGKTVLIMELINNIAKAHGGVSVFGGVGERTREGNDLYMEMKESGVINEQNIAESKVALVYGQMNEPPGARMRVGLTALTMAEYFRDVNEQDVLLFIDNIFRFVQAGSEVSALLGRMPSAVGYQPTLSTEMGSLQERITSTKEGSITSIQAVYVPADDLTDPAPATTFAHLDATTVLSRGLAAKGIYPAVDPLDSTSTMLQPRIVGEEHYETAQRVKQTLQRYKELQDIIAILGLDELSEEDRLTVARARKIERFLSQPFFVAEVFTGSAGKYVGLVETIRGFNLILSGELDGLPEQAFYLVGNIDEATAKATNLETESNLKK